Part of the Natronobacterium gregoryi SP2 genome, GATCGACTCGAGTGAACCCGTAACCACTCTGGAAGTCTGATAGAAATTCGGTGGGTTTGCCCGATTTGACCCCGTTGAGTGAGGCGAAAAAACTAGGATTTGCCGGGTCGTGTGTACGAGTATGCGAATTCGAACTGACGGTGACTACGCTTACCGCGAAGACGCTATCAAACGAGCATCGGACTTCTACGACTGCAACAAGACGAAAGCCGTCGTCTCGGCCTGCGAAGACGTACCTAAACTCGTTGCAGCTGCTCGGCGGGTTCTCGAACGGGACGATCTCACGCACGAGCAACGTCAGGAGATCGCCGAGACACTGTCGACGCGAGTTACCAGCTTCGAGGTCGAGCAAACCGTCACTGTCGATCGGGACTAACGACCCACCCCTACCCCACCACCCCAGCCCTATGCGCGCGTACGCGAAGGGTAGCCCGACTGACTCTGTCTTATCAACGACCTC contains:
- a CDS encoding DUF7692 domain-containing protein; the protein is MRIRTDGDYAYREDAIKRASDFYDCNKTKAVVSACEDVPKLVAAARRVLERDDLTHEQRQEIAETLSTRVTSFEVEQTVTVDRD